In one Streptomyces marincola genomic region, the following are encoded:
- a CDS encoding FAD-dependent monooxygenase: protein MTGGDADVLIVGGGPTGLLAACELLRRGVRVRVVDRAARPTAVPKALSVWPRVRDILTDLGIGDEVRRVSVPVRAFRYFSDRRPVASLTFTDDLAARQLPQYETERLLTERLHELGGKVEREVRLLCLDDVDFSGRVEPGGTVTAVLERADGAVERFAVPFVVGADGAGSAVRGQLGTGFEGTTYEMAFGLVDTRIEGRLPADEIAYYQSRAGTLVVVPQPDGVFRFLSLLPGGGEMSRAAMQEIIDTRGPRGVRITEPVWETTFRVHARRATEFRRGRVFLAGDAAHVHSPAGGQGMNNGLQDAHNLAWKLAAVLHGHSPAALLDSYGTERAEATRRIVRDTDLHTRALTARTPARVTMRDTAFALLDRSGAADRLYAPVMAGRRLAYAVERDSQLPASRRCRARGRLPGVPAPGAVFPRRAALRLGAAGPAADPAAWTLLLRPPEGDGGWLTEVGHVVERRPRLRVLWRGLVGETGGGVCGSAGYYLLRPDGHIAAHGHAGDLDRLERELGLALLPGPG from the coding sequence ATGACCGGGGGCGACGCCGACGTCCTGATCGTGGGGGGCGGCCCCACGGGGCTGCTCGCCGCGTGCGAACTGCTGCGGCGCGGGGTGCGCGTCCGCGTCGTCGACCGCGCCGCGCGGCCGACCGCGGTGCCCAAGGCGCTGTCCGTGTGGCCGCGGGTGCGCGACATCCTCACGGACCTGGGGATCGGGGACGAGGTGCGGCGCGTGTCGGTGCCGGTGCGCGCGTTCCGGTACTTCTCCGACCGCAGGCCGGTGGCCTCGCTCACCTTTACGGACGACCTGGCCGCGCGCCAGCTGCCGCAGTACGAGACGGAACGCCTCCTGACCGAGCGGCTGCACGAGCTGGGCGGGAAGGTCGAGCGCGAGGTGCGGCTGCTGTGCCTCGACGACGTGGACTTCTCGGGCCGCGTCGAACCCGGCGGCACGGTGACCGCCGTGCTGGAACGGGCCGACGGCGCGGTGGAACGGTTCGCCGTCCCGTTCGTCGTCGGCGCCGACGGCGCGGGCAGCGCGGTGCGCGGCCAGCTCGGCACGGGCTTCGAGGGCACGACGTACGAGATGGCGTTCGGCCTGGTCGACACGCGGATCGAGGGCCGGCTGCCGGCCGACGAGATCGCCTACTACCAGAGCCGCGCGGGCACGCTCGTGGTCGTGCCGCAGCCGGACGGCGTCTTCCGCTTCCTGTCGCTGCTGCCGGGCGGCGGCGAGATGTCGCGGGCCGCGATGCAGGAGATCATCGACACGCGCGGCCCGCGGGGCGTGCGGATCACCGAGCCGGTGTGGGAGACGACGTTCCGGGTGCACGCGCGCCGCGCCACCGAGTTCAGGCGCGGCCGGGTGTTCCTCGCGGGCGACGCCGCCCACGTGCACAGCCCGGCGGGCGGGCAGGGCATGAACAACGGCCTCCAGGACGCCCACAACCTGGCCTGGAAGCTGGCCGCCGTGCTGCACGGCCACTCCCCGGCCGCGCTGCTCGACAGCTACGGCACGGAACGCGCCGAGGCCACGCGCCGCATCGTCCGCGACACGGACCTGCACACGCGGGCGCTCACCGCCCGCACACCGGCGCGCGTCACCATGCGCGACACGGCGTTCGCGCTGCTCGACCGGTCGGGCGCGGCCGACCGGCTCTACGCGCCGGTGATGGCGGGCCGCCGGCTCGCCTACGCCGTCGAACGGGACAGCCAGCTCCCGGCGAGCCGCCGCTGCCGCGCGCGCGGCCGGCTGCCCGGCGTACCGGCGCCGGGCGCGGTGTTCCCGCGCCGGGCCGCGCTGCGGCTCGGCGCGGCGGGCCCCGCGGCCGACCCCGCGGCGTGGACGCTGCTGCTGCGCCCGCCGGAGGGCGACGGCGGGTGGCTGACCGAGGTGGGCCACGTCGTCGAACGCCGGCCGCGGCTGAGGGTCCTGTGGCGCGGCCTCGTCGGCGAGACGGGCGGGGGCGTGTGCGGCAGCGCCGGCTACTACCTGCTGCGCCCGGACGGGCACATCGCCGCGCACGGGCACGCCGGGGACCTCGACCGCCTCGAACGGGAACTCGGCCTCGCGCTGCTGCCCGGGCCCGGGTGA
- the pdxR gene encoding MocR-like pyridoxine biosynthesis transcription factor PdxR gives MDALRDAIRSGRLAPGTRLPPYRGLARDLGIARNTVAGAYAELVEEGWLSARQGSGTRVARRAEPARAEPARRPQGPSRRRIVHDLLPSSPDAAAFPRAAWLTSVRRAMAAAPNDAFGVGDPRGRAELRGTLAEYLARARGVRTAPDRIVICSGFAHGLRLLARVLDGRVAVESYGLDYHRALLHEAGLATVPLPVDAAGARVDELPCTRARAALLTPAHQFPTGGPLHPGRRAAVIDWARSHGGLLVEDDYDGEFRYDRQPVGAVQGLDPERVVYIGSISKSLSPALRLGWMVLPGRLVDEILAAKGPREIWSSVVDQLTLADFIACGAYDQHLRRMRRHYRRRRDVLVGTLAERAPHIRVGGIAAGLHAVLELPDGTEDAALRAAKRQGLALDGLGPYRHPDSTMPRREGLVIGYGTPPDHAFSAALDALCLALPEPPQGEARAMTRLRREPAAG, from the coding sequence ATGGACGCGCTCAGGGACGCCATCCGCTCCGGCCGCCTCGCCCCCGGCACGCGGCTGCCGCCCTACCGCGGCCTCGCGCGCGACCTCGGCATCGCGCGCAACACCGTCGCCGGCGCCTACGCGGAACTCGTCGAGGAGGGCTGGCTCTCCGCCCGGCAGGGCTCGGGCACCAGGGTCGCGCGCCGTGCCGAGCCCGCGCGCGCGGAGCCCGCGCGCCGCCCGCAGGGCCCTTCGCGCCGCCGCATCGTGCACGACCTGCTGCCGAGTTCCCCGGACGCGGCGGCGTTCCCGCGTGCCGCGTGGCTCACCTCCGTCCGCAGGGCCATGGCCGCCGCGCCCAACGACGCGTTCGGCGTGGGCGATCCGCGCGGCAGGGCGGAACTGCGCGGCACGCTCGCGGAGTACCTGGCGCGCGCCAGGGGCGTGCGCACCGCGCCCGACCGCATCGTCATCTGCTCGGGCTTCGCGCACGGGCTGCGGCTGCTCGCCCGCGTGCTCGACGGCCGGGTCGCGGTGGAGTCCTACGGCCTCGACTACCACCGCGCGCTGCTGCACGAGGCGGGCCTGGCCACCGTTCCGCTGCCGGTCGACGCGGCGGGGGCGCGCGTCGACGAGCTGCCCTGCACCCGCGCGCGGGCGGCCCTGCTCACGCCCGCGCACCAGTTCCCCACCGGCGGGCCGCTGCACCCCGGGCGCAGGGCGGCGGTCATCGACTGGGCCCGCTCGCACGGCGGGCTGCTGGTGGAGGACGACTACGACGGCGAGTTCAGGTACGACAGGCAGCCGGTGGGCGCGGTGCAGGGCCTCGACCCCGAGCGCGTGGTGTACATCGGGTCGATCAGCAAGAGCCTGTCCCCCGCGCTGCGGCTGGGCTGGATGGTGCTGCCGGGCCGCCTCGTCGACGAGATCCTCGCGGCCAAGGGGCCGCGCGAGATCTGGTCGAGCGTCGTGGACCAGCTCACGCTCGCGGACTTCATCGCGTGCGGCGCCTACGACCAGCATCTGCGCCGCATGCGGCGGCACTACCGGCGGCGGCGCGACGTGCTGGTGGGCACGCTCGCGGAACGCGCGCCGCACATCCGGGTCGGCGGCATCGCGGCGGGCCTGCACGCCGTTCTCGAACTGCCGGACGGCACCGAGGACGCGGCGCTCCGCGCGGCCAAGCGGCAGGGGCTCGCCCTCGACGGGCTCGGCCCCTACCGGCACCCCGACAGCACCATGCCGCGGCGCGAAGGGCTGGTCATCGGCTACGGAACGCCGCCCGACCACGCGTTCTCCGCGGCGCTCGACGCGCTCTGCCTCGCGCTGCCGGAACCGCCGCAGGGCGAGGCGCGGGCCATGACCCGGCTGCGGCGGGAACCCGCCGCGGGGTGA